The Myxococcales bacterium genome includes the window ATCGTCATCACCTGCGTCGCGCTGCTCGTCGCGTATTCCATCCGTTATGAATTTAAGATTCCCGCCAGCTACGCGACGCAGATGCTGTGGCTGATGCCGATCGTGTCAATTGCGCGGGTTTTTTCTAATCATGCGTTTGGGGTCTATAGCGTCGTATGGCGCTACATGGGCTTGCACGACGCGCTCCGCTGCCTGCAGGCCGCGGCCATGGTCAGCGCGATCATCGTCGCGATTCGCTGGAGCGTCGGCGCTCGGCTACCGGATCTGGTCGTGCCCTATTCCGTTGTAGCGATGGAGGGCCTCCTCGTCTCGCTTGCCATGACAGGCATACGCTTCGTGCCGCGCATCATGGCGGAGCGCGTGCGCAATGTCGGCATTCCCACGCTGCTCATCGGCGCGGGACAAGGAGCCACCGCCATTCTGCGCGAGGCGTGGCGGCATCCCGAGCTCCAGATGGCCCCCGTAGGCCTTCTAGATGATGACCCAGCCAAGCAAGGCATGAAGATCTCCAGTTGTCAGGTACTCGGCGGCTTGCCCGATATCGCTACCGTGTTGGAACGCACTAGCTGCAAGCGCGTCATCATCACCACGCAGGCCATTTCCCCGGCGCAGATCGCGGCCATCATGGATGCCTGCAATCCGCACGGCGTCGCCGTAAACATCGTCAAGGGGCTCTACGAATCGCTTACCGACGACCCGTCGCCTCAATCTAGCCTCAGCATGCGTGAGGTGCGCATCGAAGACTTGCTGGCGCGTGAGCCCGTGGCCCCCTCGCTGTCAATGCTTGACCTGCGCGCTCGCTATGGCCACAAGCGCATTATTGTCACCGGTGCCGGCGGATCTATCGGAGGTGAGTTGGTGCGCCAGCTCGCGCTGCTCGAACCTGCCTTGCTCGTACTCGCCGAGCGCGATGAGACCAATCTCTTTGCCATCGAACACGAGCTGGCCGCGCTGCGCCAGAACGTAGAGATACGCCCGTTGCTCATCGACATTATGGACCGCGAGGCGGTGGCCCGCATGTACGCGGAATTTGCGCCTGACGTGGTGTTTCACGCCGCGGCCTATAAGCACGTGCCGATGATGGAGCGCTTTCCGTGGGAGGCCGCCCGCAACAACGTGTTTGCCACCAAGCACCTCGCTGAGCTTGCGAACGAGGCCGGCGTCGGCGCCTTTGTCATGATCTCGACCGACAAGGCGATCAACCCAACCTCAGTCATGGGCGCGACCAAGCGCATTGCCGAGCAGGTGGTGCAGGACCTCGCCAAGACCGCGACCACCAAGTACTCGTGCGTGCGCTTTGGCAACGTGCTGGGCAGCCGGGGCTCAGTGGTCGGAATTTTCCGCGAGCAGATCGCAAGCGGGGGCCCGGTCACCGTCACTCACGCGGATGCCACGCGATATTTTATGACCATTCCCGAGGCCGCGAATTTGGTGCTGCAGGCCGGTACGCTCGGCGCCCGAGGCGAGGTCTTCTTGCTCGACATGGGCGAGCCGGTCAAGATTATCGATCTGGCGAGGCAGATGATTCGCCTCTCCGGCTTTAGCGAGGCACAGCGCCCGATCAAGATCATCGGCACCCGGCCGGGCGAGAAGTTGTTCGAGGAGCTATCGACTGCGAGCGAAGACCTTTCGGCGACGGATTTGCGCAAGGTCTTTCGCTGTCGCCCCATCGCCGCCGAGCACGACCGGATCGCACAATTGTTGGTGGCATTGCAGGCCGCGGTATCGGCACGCGATGCGGCCGACGTGCGCCGCGTACTAAGCGAATTCGACATCGGTTATCAAGAAACTGGCCCGCGCCATGCCCCATGATCGGCCTGCCAAGCGCCGTAAAAACTTCGCGGTGATATTTGCGGCCAATGCGGTGTATGCGGGCGCGCAACTGCTCATGCTGGTCGCAATTACGCGGTGGACCACGCTTGCGGAGACAGGTTTCTACGGCTTTGGGCTGGCGCTCACCACGCCGATCATGCTCGCGACCGGCATGGCGCTGCGCGAGGTGGCGTTTACTGATGCGGCGCACTCGCATCTCGCCGATTCGTATGTTCGACTGCGCCACATCACCACCTCGATTGCGCTAGGGCTTTGCCTTGCCCTCGGTGCGGCTGTCGCGGCGTCGCGCGAGGAGTTCACCGCCATCGCGGCGGTCGCCATCGTCAAGGCGATCGAGTCGCTGTGCGAGATGCGCTACGGCCTGTGGCAGCGCGACGGGAATCATAGCGCCGTGGCACGCTCCCTGGCGCTGCGCGCGGTGGTCGGCCTTTGCGCCTTTGTGATCGTCCTGCGTTTCACCCGCATTGTGCCCTTGGCCTTGCTAGCCACCAGCCTGGTGTGGGCAATCGTATATCAGTGGTTTGATGGCTTTCACGTCGCGTCCGAGCCCGGGGCCCGGGCCACGGTCGATCGGGCCGATGGCCCGCTCTCCTCATCGTCGCGTGAGGGCGTGCGCGCCCTCGCCGCCTTGGCGTGGCCCATGGGCATCGTCGCCGCGATCGTATCGCTGCAGATCAACCTGCCGCGCGGTTTCGTGCGAGCCTACCTCGGCACCGAAGCACTGGGGCGATTCACCGCCATCTCCGCCGTGCTCGCAATATCTTCAACCGTACTTGTGGCGCTTGGGCAGACCAATGGCCCGCGGTTGGCGCAGCTCTGGCTTGAACGCTCATATCGCGCGTTTGCGAACCTAACCGCGCGCCTGATCGCCATGATGTTGGCAATCGCGGGCGTCGGCGTTGCGCTGGCACTTAGCGTGGGCGACCTGGTGATTCCACTTGCCTTCGGGGGCAAGTACCACGGGCTGGAAACCTTGCTCGCCCAGATGTGCCTTGCCGCCGGCCTGTTTGGCATTTCCGGAATCCTTGGCACCGCGGCGTTGGCGCTTCGCACGTTTCGCTTGGTTTCCCTGCTGCAAGTCGCCTCCGCCCTATTAACGACGCTGGCGTGTTGGTTGTTCGTGCCTCATGGCCTGATTGCGGCAGGGTGGGCCGTAGTGCTCGCAGCCGCCGTTTCCTCCCTGCCGCCCCTCGGCGCCTTTGTTTACGCGCGCCGTAGCATGCGCGAGGCGGCGCGATGACCGACCATGCACTGCCTCTACCACGCGCCTTGCGCTGGCGCAAGTCGGTGGAGTTCTGGTGGGCGCTCGCATTGGTAGGGGTCGTCGCGTTGGCTTTTGCCACGTTTGATGATCGATATCGACATTGGTTCTTGGTTCCAGTGGCTTTTAGCGGTGCCTTGATCGTCACGGATCTGCTGCAATGGCTGCGCTCCCGCGGCGATTTATTTGATCCAGCGGGCATTCTCAGCGTGCTTGGCGTGCACTTTTTTCTTTGCGCCGCTGCTGCATGTGCTGTGGGACATATGGATGTGGAACGGCTATTGGTTGGCCGTCATCGCTCCGCCTCGCGACTGGCGCCCATGGCTTGGCATCATGGCAACGCTCAATTGTGCGGGCTTGGTGCTGTACCGCTGGGCCCACGGGAAACAAGTGCTGCCCGTCCCGCGACCCTTTTGGAAGATCGATCGTACGCGCTTTATACTTTTTGGCGCGTTCTTCGCCGCCGTGGCGCTGACGGCTCAGATTCTCGTTTTTGCCCAGTTTGGCGGCATCAGCGGTTACATTGACACGTTCGAGCGCGGCATCGACAACTTTCGTGGCTACGGCTTCGTCCTCACCATCGCCGAGTCGCTGCCCATCTTGCTGGTCATGATCTACGCCGCCATCGCACAAACGCGGCCGCTGCTACGCGCCTGGGGCCCGCTGCTCATCATGCTTGTCTGTTATTTCGGCCTGCGTCTAATCTTTGGAGGACTCGCCGGCAGCCGTGCCAATCTGGTGTGGGGCCTGTTCTGGGCGGTCGGCATCGTCCACATGATGATTCGGCCGTTGTCGCGGCGCTGGCTCGTGGCTGCGATTCCGCTGCTGGTCGCATTCATGTACGTCTATGGCTTTTATAAGGCCGGCGGCCGTCGCGGCCTCGATGCGATCTCGAGCGAATCCGCGCGCGAGGAGCAGATCGAAAACACAGGGCGATCAGCGGAGTTCACCTTGCTCGGCGACCTCGCCCGAGCCGACGTGCAGGCCTATATTTTGTACGCGACCGCCCACCCACGCATGCGCTACGAGTGGGCGCTCGGTCGGACGTATGCCGGGGCACTGGCCTTGTTTGTGCCCGCGCGCATCTGGCCGTCGAGGCCCGATACCAAGGTGCGCGAAAGCACCAATGTGGTGTTCGGCCCCAACACATACGAACGCACCGAATTTCGCTCGAGCAAGGTCCATGGTCTCGCCGGCGAGGCGGTGCTAAATTTTGGGATGTGGTCGGTACCGGTTTCATTTCTCTTGCTCGGACTGCTGATTCATCGCTATCGGCAATTCGCCGCCAGCCTCTTGCCAGGTGATTGTCGCGTGCTGCTGCTGCCGTTCTTGTCGACTTTTTGCTTCTTGGTATTATCGATGGACTCTGACGTGTTGGCCTTCTACGTCTTTAAGCAGGGCCTGCTGCCCATCTTGCTCGTGTTGGTGGGCAGCCAGCGGGCGCGGCCTAAGGCGATGGTGACGGCGGCGACGTGACGATCTGCCGGCGAAGCGCGGCGGCCTGCTCGGTGTGGCCGTTGTGGTCATGCCAGCGCGCGCCTTGCTCGTACCAATAGTTGCGCTCGGCGGTCGACTGCAGCAAGGGCTCGCGGGCGGCGAGCGAGCGCTCGATCATGTCGCCGATGGCCGGGTCGGCGCGCGTGGCTATCACCACAAGGCCAATTTCAACCCGCGCCACGTGCAAGGGGTATGCGCCGCGTGGCGTGGCAGCGCGGGCGTCCAGCCGCGGATCGACGATGATCGCCAGCGCCTGCTCCGGCGCCTGGGTTTGCATGTGCGCATAGGCCAGCGCGACGGCCGTATCAACGGAGGGTGCTAGCGCCTCGGCGGCGCGCGCATGCCGCAGCGCCGCGTGCGGCTCCGCGGTCATGAGCGTTTGCGCCGCGGCGAGCTGCACCGCGCCGTCACCAATAAATAGCTGACCAACTCGGCGCGCATACGCCTGGGCGATTTCTTTGTGCCCGGCGCGCGCCAGCTCATGCAGCCAAAACGCCCCATCTTCGCGATTAATCGGGATCGCCAACGCGGCCTCTTGCGCGCTGGGCAGCGCGGCCGAGATGTCGCGCACCAGGCTGACGTTGCGCGACAGCGCGAGCGCGGTCGCAAATGCGGCAGGTGCTTGAGGCCGTGCCGACGCCCGGCTCATCGCGGTGCCCAGCACCATGTGAGCCGCGACGTTACTGGGATTTAGCGTCACCGCGCGCGCGAGCACGGCAAAGGTGCGCGGATCGTGCCGACGCATCATGGCCTCGCCGAGGCGCGCCCATGCCTGATCATCCGCGGGATGGCGAGTGGCTATGCGCTCCAGCTCGGCAACAGCCTGCGCATCGACAAGGCTATGCGGCGCCAATTCGGCGGAGGTCGGCCGCGCCATGGCGGTAATTGCGAGCGTCGCCACTGCGGCGAGGGCCACGCCCCCTTTTGTCCAGAGTCCTGCGCGTGGGCTCGCAACCCGTACAGCGCGCACCGGCACGGCGATCGCCGCACAGACAAGCGCGGCTCCGAGAACCAACGGCATCTCGAGGCTAAAGTCGAACAGGTCGTGTACGAGCAGGCCCAAGAGCCCGGCCCACGCCGCCGCTCGCAGGCTGCTCTCCTGGGCATGACGCCACGCTGCTGCCATCAGCCACAGCCACAGTCCTAAAATGGCCAAGGCCCCCAAAAACCCCACGTCGAGCGCACGCTGCACTACCGCATTTTCAGGATGCGAATAGCGCACGCCTGCCACCTGCGCGTACTTTGCAAACGCCGGCTCGAACGCACCCGTGCCCACCCCCACCAGCGGCGCCTCACCGAGCAGGTCGACGCTTTGACGCCACACCCAAAATTTCGAGCCGCGCTGCGATAATTCAGCGACCTCGGTCTTGGCAAGTTCGCGCCCAAGCGTCTGCGACGAAATCCCATAAATCGCCAGCGCCGCCACCGCCGCCAGTGCGATGGCCATCCACTGCGCGCGCCGAACGTGTCGCATGGCAAGGCGTTCGCTTTGGACAATCATCGGCACGGCGATGATTAGGGCCACGCACAGCCCAAGCAGGCCGCCGCGCGATCCCGTCGCCAGCACCGTGGCCACGAGCAACGTCAACGCCCCCGCGTACACCGCGCGCTGGGCGCCCTCGCTGCGCAGCGCCTGCGCCACGGCTAGCGGACACGCCAAACTCAAAAAGCCCGCGAGATGGTTCAGGTTGAGCAGCGGCGAGGTGAGGCCATCGACGACCGGCGACCGCAGCACGCCCCACAAAAAACCTGGCGCAAGCAAGGTGTTCGCCCACGTCACTAGGGCCACGAGCGACGCCGTGCCGACCACCAGCGCCGCCAGGTTGCGCCGCCCATGCGACGACATCGCCAGCCGCATTGACAGCTGCGCTATCGAGATCGCGAGCAACAGCTTGCCAATCGCCAGCAAGGTCAGCGGCACGTCGTAGCTCAGCGCGTACCACTCCGGTGGCGCCACGCGCAGCGCCGACGCGTTGGCCACCACCAACGCCGCCTTGCCGGGCGATAGCCAAGACACCAGGGCATGTGGCAGTGGCAGCACTTGCAGCAGCGCGAAGGCCAAGCCCACCACCAACGGCCAGCTATAGCGCGGCAGCACGCCGCCAAGCTCGGCGCCTTGCTCGGCGCGGATGCCTGCCACCAGCGCAAACGTTCCCGCCGTGGCCGCCATGGCGATCGCGACCGACCACCGCAACACGCCGCCGGCGCCGCCAATCAGCACCACCATCGCGAGCGCCAGGCCCGCCAAGGCCCACTTGTGTGTCCGCGATCCGGACACATCGGTCAGCCGCCGTGGGCGCGTCGCCGCCATCTTAAAAGCGACGGCGCGGCACGAACACGGAGTCGCCCGGGCGCATGTAGAAAACCGGCGCTTTATTCTCCGCCACCGCCTGCACCGGCACGGTAAATGTCTCGCTCTTGCCGTCGACGGTGCGCGTCACCTGCACCGCGTTCTCGCGCGCGCCGGCGGTAAAACCACCCGCCTGCGATACTGCCTCGACCACCGTCATGCCAGGCGTGAACAAGATCGCGCTTGGCTTGCGCACTTCCCCGAGCACCGACACCTTCTTGGAGCGATACTCTTTGACGTAAACCGCGATCGACGGGTTGACCAAATACCCATCAGCGAGCCGCCCGCGAATATCTTCTTCAATCTGCGCCGGCGTCTTGCCGACCACCGTCACCTGGCCAATGTACGGAAACGAGATCGTGCCCTCTTGGCTGGCCGAAAACGTCCCGGACATGTCTTCATGGCGAAACACGCGCACCTCGAACAAGTCGCCGGCATCGAGCGTGGTGTCTTCATTATAGATTGCTTGGCTCGGATACTTGCTAGCGGGCGGATCGCCGCAGCCGAGCAGGGCGGCGGCGCCGAGCCCAACAATCACTAGCACGCGAAGCGCAAACACTGACACCGCCGCAATATACGGCGCTTAGTCGTTGCGGCGCAACCGAATGACCGTTTTCAATGAAGCGCCTGGCGTCGCCATCGCGGTGGGCGCGGCAGCCACCACGTCGCTTAAGCACGCGACCATGGCTTCGTCGCCGCTAACCACGAGGGGGCCCCATTCATTATTGGCGTCGGTCGTCCGGCTGGCGATTAGGGTTACAGGCCACGTTACCTTCGTGGTCGTCGCACAGCGGAAGAACTTGGCGCGACGATCTGCGAGCGCCAGCTGGTCGGTCGAAAAACAGGCGTACTTGCCCATGGCGTCCGGATCTCGATAGCAATTCGTGGCGTCGCCGATGTCGACCGGCGCATCCGGGTCGCTAGCATCGGGAGCTTGTTGCACAACCGCGGTTTCGCCCTCGGGAAGCGTCTGCGTCTCAGGCGCGGCCCTGCCGCCACACGCGGCCACCATCGCCGCAAGTGCAATCAGAACCCCCGCTACGCTGATTCGTTTCATGCGAACTGTGCGCTTAGTTGGGCTGGAACGGCAACTTGACTTCAAAGCCCGCGTCCGTCGGATCGCCATCGCTGTCGACCGGGGGCGTAAAGCTCCAACCGGCCATGCGCGTTTCAATACAAGCATCGAGCTCGCTGTTAAAGCCGGTGGCCTTGGGTGATACGACGCGGCCTTTTTCGTTGACGGTAAAGGCAATGGTCACGGTGCCAGCCGCGGTCGGATCGGTCTTGAGCAAGTCTTTGTGACAACGCTGCAGACCGGCCATGTACGCGCTCTTGATCTTCGCAATCACGGAGTCTGCCGTGAGCGTGGATTCGTCAAACGCCTTCTTGGACGAAACGGTGACGCGGCTGCCTGGCGTCTTTTCATCTTTGCCAGCGGCGTCGCCGGCGCTCGCAATGCCGCCCGCGCCAGTGCCCGTGCCTGGACCTGATGAGGTCCCCGTGCGCGCATCGCCATCGCGCGTCCCGCCACTGCCGGTGCCGCCAACCGCGATCTTGCCGCCGCCTTCGCGTACGGCATCGATGCTGCGTCCAATATCTTCGCTGGGGCGACGGTCGGCCATGCCGCGCTCAACATCCGATGGCCCGTCGCCGCCGGAGGCAAACAGCTCGCTGGCATAGCGCTGCGCATCGTCAACCGCGGCTTGCTTTTCTGCCGCGACATCGGCGGCGGTCCGGCCACCGCCTGCGGGTGCGGGGTCAGTTTTTGGCTTCTCGTTTTTGGTCTTGCCGCCAGCATCGGGCGCCGGCTTGGTGTCCTCAGCTTTGGCCACCTCGGTCGGCGTTACGGGTTGCGTGAAATCTTCCACCACGTATTCGTCGATGCCGGCTTTTTGCCGCGCCTGTTGCGCGAGCGTGCGTGGCGCCGGCCGGTCGACAATAAAAAAGGCATAGACCCAAATAACAATCGCGACGGCGTTGGTAATGCCCATGCACGCCATGAGCAGCGGATCCATGCGATCCATCAGGCTGCCGCGCACGGCGGCAGGCAACACGGGCTTGGGCTGCGGCGGCGGCTCAGGAATGACCTGAAACAGCATGGAGAATTCGCCGATCCACAGCTTGCCGCGCGCGTCGTTGCCGAGATCGACCACAAAGTAGTCGTCGACCCGACGGGCCTTGGCCTTGAGCTGCTCGAGCGTCAAGACCTGATCGCCGCTCGAGATGCGGCCTTCCATCTTGGCGGGAAAGCGCAGCTCATAGTGATCATTTGCCCACACCAACACGGTGAAGGTGCGTGGCAACTGCTCGATCGGCACCGCGAACATATTGTGGCTCGATTGCCCGATCGTGACGTTCTCGTGCTTATGCACCAGCCGCTCTTCGATGATCTTGCTGCCGAGCACGAGGCCGATGCGTAGGACACGCTTGGCGCCGTCGCCGCGCGACGATGATGAGGTGGATGCGCGCGCCATTAGAAAGGGGCCTTCTTAAGGGTTTCGAGGATGAGCGGGAGAAAGTCTTGCTTGAGGCTCTCCCACTCGTAGTTGATCGATTTTGGTTGCAGCACGTAGACAACACTCGGCCGCGGCACCTTGCCGCAAACCGTCACCACCGTATCAATGACCGTGATTTTTTGGCCGTTGCGATACTCGATGTGGAAGTTCTTGCCTTCTTTTTTGCCATCTTCGCTGTCGGCGCAGTCATCGGCAAACGCGGACATCGCGCCCGGGCCCGCCATCGCGGCCAACGCCATCGTCAACGCGAGCGCGAGCAGCGGGGCGCCGGTAAGCGCGCCTGCCCCCGCCCTACCGCGGGAGCCCTTACTGTATGAGGTGTTGCTTGACGTCATCGTGCCCCCTGCTACTTCTTGCGTTTCTTTTCTTCGCGCTTGATGAGCTTGCTCACATCTTTTAAACGCGCCTCGACCAGCGAAAGATCTGCGCCGGGCTTGGATTTGTATTCCTCAAAGTACGTCTTGGCCTGGCCTAGGCGCACTAGGGTGTCCAGCGCGCCGGCCGGTCCCGGAAAGGGGTCAGCGTCGAGGTAGAGCAGGCCCAGGTTGTAGTAAGGCGTCGCATAGTCGCGGCGCAGGGTTAGCGCGCGCTTGAACGCGTCTTCGGCCTTGCGCAGATAGGCGGTGTTGTCGGGGGCACCGGCGGGCCACCCTGCGCTGCGGCCGCGATAGGCGCTCCCCAGCGAGTTGTAGACCTCAGCGCTGGTTTGGCCGAGCGCGCCCGAGACCTTCTCATAGGTAGCCACGGCCATGTCATATTGCTTGTTGCGCAGCTGATGCACGCCGAGGTTAATGTGGGCGCTGGCGAACGCCGGGTTGAGATTTACCGCCATGGTGTAGGCTTTTAGCGCGCGGTCGTAGTCTTTCCTTTGGTCGTAAATGAGGCCGTAGACGTAAAAGACGCCGGCGTTTTGCTTGGCCTCGGCGCGGCTGCCATGCAGCATATCGAGCAGGACCTCGGCGGTGTCGTAGAGGCGCTTGATATAATAGGCGTGCGCAATGGTGACCTGAGCGTCAATGCTGGTGGAATCGGCGGCAAGCGCCTGTTGAGCCGCGCGAATCGCGGCGTCCGGATCAGGCGTGCTCGCGGCGAGCAAGGCGCGCGCGGTGGCGAGGTGTTGCACGACTTGTTTGCGCGCCTCTTCGGGCGGCGTGTCGAGATTTGGAAACACGATCTCGGCGGGCTTGTCGGGGTCGCGCGGCGCTCCGCTATCAGGCGCGTCCGTATCATCGCCGCCCGCGTCACCCCCGGCGTCGCCACCCCCACTACCTGGTAGGTCGCCGCCGCCATCAAGACCTTCACCGCCGACTGGGTCCTTGTCGCTCATGCTGCCAGGCGTCGTGGCGTCCGGCGTTTCTGTTTTCTTTTTCTTTTTGCACGCGGGCGTGCCCGCCAACAGGACGCCAGCCAACAGCCAAACCAATGCGCGCGCACGCCCGGGCGTCATCATGAAGTGCCTCACGGTTTTGTCGTCCCTTCGAACAGTTCTTGATGCTGCACGGTGTACTCGTCGGGAAATTCGCGACCGAGATTTTCCAGCGCAAGCTGGGTCCACTCATTCGAGATGCCCCGCGTCTTGCCAAGCTCGACCACGCTCGACCAAACCTCTTTCGCCTTGGTCAAGTAACCCTTGGTTGCGATTTCTTTGGCGACGCCCTCTTCGTAGGCTGCGATCGCGTCCGGGTTGGTATCCGCGAGTTTTTGGATAAAGGTCGGAATCGGCATTTGGGCCAGCTTCTCGGCCAGGCGCGCCAAGGTCTCGCCATAGCGCACTTCGGCGGCCATGAGATATTCGGGGATGCCAAAGCGCTTCATGACGTCGTACTTGGCCTGGGTGTCGAGCGTGCGCCGCTCAAGGGCCGCCTTGTCCTTCTTGAAGTCTTCGGGCTTCTTGGCCGCCTTGGTGATGCGGAACGGATCGAACTCACTTGCAAAGTAGCGCTCGGCGAACAGCAATTCGTATTCGCCGGCCATGCGCGCGCCGCCGCCGCTCTTGATTGCCTTGCGCTCGTCCCAGGCGCGAATGGCCTGGCGCCCAGCATCGTCGGCGTCCTTGCTGCGGCCCTTGCGCTGATACGCCTTGGCCAGCTCATAATAGCTCGCGACGTAGTCTTCCTCGTTGCCGGCATCGGCGCCATAGGCCTTGCGCCAACGATCGTAAGCCGCGGCGAGCTTGGCGGTGTCACCTTGCGCGCGATAGATGCGAGCGAGTGCCCACAGCGCGCGATCTTTTTGCCGCCGCACCGATTCCTCGCGCTCGTAGCGCGTGTAGAGGTCGAGCGCGCGACGGAAATCGCGATCGAGCTCGGCGAGCGCGGCGGCGTTATAAAGCGCGTCGAGCGCCACCTTCTCAAACGATTGCGCCGGCTGCCCCGCCGTTGCGGGCAGTGGCTTGATGCCGCGCTTGGTGGCCGACTTTGCGACCTCGTAGAGCTCAAGGTACTGCGCGATCGCGGTGCGATAGTCAAACACGCTTTGGTGGCTCGCCGCGGTCAGCCGCATCGCCTCAAGGTAGTACGCGCTTTCGCGATACGGCTTGTCGCGGTTCTCGGTAAATTGCTTAAACAACGCGATCGCGGTCTTTGGCCGATCTGCAAGCTTATAGGCCACCGCCGCGTTGTAGAGCGCCGTCGGCGCATCGGGATCGCTGGCCGCAGTCGTCTTGTAGTAGCGATAGAAGGCTTCGGCGGCAAGCATGTATTGCCCGCTGCCAAAGAGCTCGTTGGCCTTGCGAAACTCGAGGCTGCGGTTTTGCCCGAGCGCAATTTCAAGCGCCTTGGCGTCGCCGCACTTGGCGGCGATAAAGGCGGCGTTGGTTTCTTCGAATTTATCGAGGCGCCCGGTGGCTTCGTAAATGCCGAGCAGGCCGTCCTTGGCCTTGACCGATTCCGGCGAGCCGCAGAAATTTTTCTGCACCTTGGACAGCCGCGTTACCGCGTCATCGATGTGGAGGTACGCCAAGCTAACAAGCGCGGCGTTTAGGCCTTGCTGCGGCGCGGTCGCCGGATCGGGCACAACGTCTTGATATGTGTCCCACTCGGCTTGCAACAGTTGATAGATGCGCGGAATAGGCTTGGCCACCAAGGGCTTTGGCATGGCCGCGAGCTCCTGAGGCGTTGGCACCACCAATTCAGCTACGGTGCCGGCGGCGACTTGCCGCGCGGCCTCGGCCTCATAGGAAGCCAGCGTGCCCTTGGCGGCGTCGATCAAGAATTTGGTCGAGAGGTCGCGGTGGTCGCGCACCCAGCTGTACTGCACCACGGCGTCGTCGTAGCGCTCGCTGAAAAAGAGCGCCTCGGCCATATAGAACGTAAAGTCGTAGACGTACTCAGACTCGGGGTATTGGCGAATAAAGGCCTGATAGAGTTCGATGGCCTTTTGATACTCGTCGATCGAGGCGGCGCGGAGCTCGACATCGGTCTTGCCGCCCTCGACCCACTCGCGGCGCAGGGTGCCGGCGGTAACGTGCGTATTGCGCGCCGCCGCGTAGAGCGCGCGCTCGGCAATGCGGCGTTGCGCTTCCATCGCGACGCGATCTTTTTCGTTCTTGCGAAACCACGGCGTGCCTTCGGCGTAGCGCGCGGCGAGTTCGGCCGCGGCATCATCGGCGCCGCTCTTGTCGCCCTTGGCGTCGTACGCATTGACGATTTCTTGGTGCACCAGTGGGTTGGTTGGCTCGAGCTCCCACGGCGGCCCGATGGCGATGCGAAAGGCCTCGATGGCCTGGTCAAACGCCTGCAATTCGAGAAAGGCATTGCCCATCGCGACCCAGATATCGCGCACATGGGTCTCGTCTTCGCGGCCGTTATAATATTCTTTGGCGCGGGCAAACGCCTTGATCGGATCGGTGTCGGTCTCGCCTTCCCACGGATCGGTAAACGCGACCGCGATGTACTGCAGCGACTCTTCGCGCAGCTCGAGGCTCGGGGTCTGGTTGCCCGCGACGGTTGCGTCGTAGAGCATGACCGACTCGTCAAAGCGATCGATCGCTTCCTTGAGAAAATCGCGCTTGTAATACGACCACGCCAGCTTATAGAGCGCCTCGGCATACATGGGCGAGGCGTTGCCTTCTTTGACGACGTGCAGATACGCCGAGATGGTTTCGTCGATCTCGCCCGGCACGTTGAAGTGGTAGTCGGCGACGCCGCGCACCCATGCATGGCGGAGGAGCTCAGGGTCAGCGTCTGGCCACGGTTCGCAGCCGGCGTAAAGGTCATTGAGCTCCTTGACCTTCTTGCGCGCGAGGAACTCCTCACGCGTCGGCACCGGCGGCGCGACGTCGGTGTATTTGAAGCGATTGGCACAGGTCAGGGCGAGGAACATGATCAGCGAGCGGCGCTCGTCTTTGCTCT containing:
- a CDS encoding tetratricopeptide repeat protein, whose product is MMTPGRARALVWLLAGVLLAGTPACKKKKKTETPDATTPGSMSDKDPVGGEGLDGGGDLPGSGGGDAGGDAGGDDTDAPDSGAPRDPDKPAEIVFPNLDTPPEEARKQVVQHLATARALLAASTPDPDAAIRAAQQALAADSTSIDAQVTIAHAYYIKRLYDTAEVLLDMLHGSRAEAKQNAGVFYVYGLIYDQRKDYDRALKAYTMAVNLNPAFASAHINLGVHQLRNKQYDMAVATYEKVSGALGQTSAEVYNSLGSAYRGRSAGWPAGAPDNTAYLRKAEDAFKRALTLRRDYATPYYNLGLLYLDADPFPGPAGALDTLVRLGQAKTYFEEYKSKPGADLSLVEARLKDVSKLIKREEKKRKK
- a CDS encoding tetratricopeptide repeat protein; protein product: MAASTVRHRLMASLLVVTMLPLAASDRALAQPSALPPPPPPVSTPAPGLAVGAPLSPDEFVALRDVEDDFLRFMRAADLHQLRLKSIVRREFDDRMSTLEKRYAQRIAAAERIAGERGVDMIARLEAFIARYPEHKKFTPDAMFRLADLYLDKAETDFENDTNPDVEPIVDYSRAVALWETILGKFPDYRQFPSVLYLVGHYGKSKDERRSLIMFLALTCANRFKYTDVAPPVPTREEFLARKKVKELNDLYAGCEPWPDADPELLRHAWVRGVADYHFNVPGEIDETISAYLHVVKEGNASPMYAEALYKLAWSYYKRDFLKEAIDRFDESVMLYDATVAGNQTPSLELREESLQYIAVAFTDPWEGETDTDPIKAFARAKEYYNGREDETHVRDIWVAMGNAFLELQAFDQAIEAFRIAIGPPWELEPTNPLVHQEIVNAYDAKGDKSGADDAAAELAARYAEGTPWFRKNEKDRVAMEAQRRIAERALYAAARNTHVTAGTLRREWVEGGKTDVELRAASIDEYQKAIELYQAFIRQYPESEYVYDFTFYMAEALFFSERYDDAVVQYSWVRDHRDLSTKFLIDAAKGTLASYEAEAARQVAAGTVAELVVPTPQELAAMPKPLVAKPIPRIYQLLQAEWDTYQDVVPDPATAPQQGLNAALVSLAYLHIDDAVTRLSKVQKNFCGSPESVKAKDGLLGIYEATGRLDKFEETNAAFIAAKCGDAKALEIALGQNRSLEFRKANELFGSGQYMLAAEAFYRYYKTTAASDPDAPTALYNAAVAYKLADRPKTAIALFKQFTENRDKPYRESAYYLEAMRLTAASHQSVFDYRTAIAQYLELYEVAKSATKRGIKPLPATAGQPAQSFEKVALDALYNAAALAELDRDFRRALDLYTRYEREESVRRQKDRALWALARIYRAQGDTAKLAAAYDRWRKAYGADAGNEEDYVASYYELAKAYQRKGRSKDADDAGRQAIRAWDERKAIKSGGGARMAGEYELLFAERYFASEFDPFRITKAAKKPEDFKKDKAALERRTLDTQAKYDVMKRFGIPEYLMAAEVRYGETLARLAEKLAQMPIPTFIQKLADTNPDAIAAYEEGVAKEIATKGYLTKAKEVWSSVVELGKTRGISNEWTQLALENLGREFPDEYTVQHQELFEGTTKP